The Exiguobacterium aurantiacum DSM 6208 genome includes a window with the following:
- a CDS encoding tyrosine-type recombinase/integrase, with protein sequence MSLFRQLGQAPAQAASRRFDLNGYERMPGFIQRFLNHMAAKHYSQQTAQRYLYDFLDFFRWVEMASAAEVDPSTIEAESFIEFDHAGADAYATYLALELDNAPSVINRKLSSMQSLFNFLIESGVTTTNPFQAVERPKRAKRNPVYLTEQEWLDFSTLVRSNVGMSDREAAWFERNRDRDFLIIQLLGLTGMRVSELTGLDWSDIDLTTGTIRVIGKGDKERLLPLAAPLIALLEQSPGPRVGPLLQSVSGKRIAVRTVQHMLKGHIDRLKSYLPFLVHKQVTPHKLRHTFASRLAMAGIDVLTIQQLLGHESVATTQVYAHIGDEKKKQAITGLR encoded by the coding sequence TTGAGTTTGTTTCGTCAACTCGGCCAAGCGCCGGCACAAGCCGCTTCACGCCGTTTTGACTTGAACGGATACGAGCGGATGCCCGGTTTCATCCAACGATTTTTGAACCATATGGCGGCCAAGCACTATTCGCAACAGACCGCCCAACGCTATTTATACGACTTTTTGGACTTCTTCCGATGGGTCGAGATGGCGAGCGCGGCAGAAGTCGACCCTTCCACCATCGAGGCCGAGTCGTTCATCGAGTTCGACCACGCCGGTGCCGACGCGTACGCGACTTACCTCGCCCTCGAACTCGACAACGCACCGAGCGTGATCAACCGGAAGTTGTCCTCGATGCAGTCGCTCTTCAACTTTTTGATCGAGAGCGGCGTCACGACGACGAACCCGTTTCAAGCCGTGGAGCGGCCGAAACGTGCCAAGCGCAACCCGGTCTATTTGACCGAGCAGGAATGGCTCGACTTCTCGACGCTCGTCCGCAGCAACGTCGGCATGTCCGACCGTGAGGCGGCTTGGTTCGAACGGAACCGGGACCGGGATTTCCTCATCATCCAACTGCTCGGACTCACCGGGATGCGCGTCTCAGAGCTCACCGGTCTCGATTGGAGCGATATCGATCTGACGACCGGGACGATCCGTGTCATCGGGAAAGGCGATAAGGAACGACTCCTTCCGCTCGCGGCCCCGTTGATCGCTCTGCTTGAACAGTCGCCAGGCCCGCGCGTCGGACCGTTACTCCAGTCGGTATCCGGGAAACGAATCGCCGTGCGGACGGTGCAGCATATGTTGAAGGGCCATATCGATCGGTTGAAATCGTATTTGCCTTTCCTCGTCCATAAACAAGTGACCCCGCACAAACTTCGCCATACGTTCGCCTCGCGCTTGGCGATGGCCGGTATCGACGTTTTGACGATTCAACAGCTGCTCGGCCACGAATCGGTCGCGACGACACAAGTGTATGCCCATATCGGGGATGAGAAGAAAAAACAAGCGATAACAGGTTTACGATAA
- a CDS encoding GGDEF domain-containing protein, which produces MGTAYEERRGTLYNYRITLYGNALAWLIHVVFLITFWRLDVGLLAWSNVASVIYYTISFYFVHKRYYRMFFTGLFVEVVYNAVISTIVLGWDANVHYFIIMAAYGVFFMPNVSRLVRIATTGVAMAIYGFLYVNATTGTEPLAPSLEQTLGLFCLLSTIGLIAVLSFIFEGSVVEVTSELERTNDRLHTLASRDGLTGLYNRMTGSAHIETAIERSVAAGRPYAVALADIDHFKAFNERYGHDCGDLVLKHVAATLTWTDAICVRWGGEEFLLFIAGQSEEKVTKTLDELRTRIKSNETIFEGSRLHVTMTFGVSYRDGTTEECVETLVKEADDRLRAGKQAGKDRVITSISS; this is translated from the coding sequence GTGGGAACTGCCTATGAGGAACGTCGCGGGACGTTATACAACTACCGCATCACTTTGTACGGGAACGCGCTCGCATGGTTGATTCACGTCGTGTTCTTGATTACATTTTGGCGACTAGACGTTGGCCTGCTCGCCTGGTCGAACGTCGCGAGCGTCATCTACTACACGATTTCTTTTTACTTCGTACATAAGCGCTACTATCGCATGTTCTTCACCGGCCTATTCGTCGAGGTCGTCTATAACGCGGTCATCTCGACGATCGTCCTTGGCTGGGACGCGAACGTGCATTATTTCATCATCATGGCCGCTTACGGCGTGTTCTTCATGCCGAACGTCAGTCGACTCGTCCGCATCGCGACGACGGGCGTCGCCATGGCCATCTACGGTTTCCTGTACGTGAATGCGACGACCGGGACCGAACCGCTCGCGCCGTCGCTCGAGCAAACACTCGGCCTCTTTTGCCTCTTGTCGACGATCGGCCTCATCGCGGTGCTCTCGTTTATCTTCGAAGGGTCTGTCGTCGAGGTGACGTCCGAGCTCGAACGGACGAACGACCGCCTGCATACGCTCGCTTCGCGCGACGGTCTCACCGGTCTTTACAATCGCATGACCGGATCGGCCCATATCGAGACGGCGATCGAGCGGTCCGTCGCGGCGGGTCGGCCTTACGCCGTCGCCCTCGCTGACATCGACCACTTCAAAGCGTTCAATGAACGGTACGGGCACGACTGCGGCGACCTCGTCTTGAAGCACGTCGCCGCCACCTTGACGTGGACCGATGCCATCTGTGTCCGTTGGGGCGGTGAGGAGTTCCTCTTGTTCATCGCCGGCCAATCGGAAGAGAAAGTCACGAAGACCCTCGACGAGCTGCGCACCCGTATCAAATCCAACGAGACGATCTTTGAAGGGTCGCGGTTACACGTGACGATGACGTTCGGCGTCTCTTATCGCGACGGCACCACGGAAGAGTGCGTCGAGACGCTCGTAAAAGAGGCCGATGACCGGCTCCGGGCTGGGAAACAGGCCGGAAAAGACCGGGTCATCACGTCGATTAGTTCATGA